The region GGAGAATAGTGTTGCTCTCATTCTCATTGGGCAGTCCAACCTGTTTAAGGCACCAGCCCAATATTGGTCATGTGACAGTGCCTAGCACTGGTCCCGCACTTGCAGCATGCTGCAAAACAATTATCGGGCAGACAAAACTGTGTTCATTGTCAAGTCTTTAATAATCGATCCTTGTTGATTTCCGTCTCTGCAGGCAAACAAGAGCAGATATCGAGGACCCGGTGCAAAGGTCGGGATGGCTCACCGCTATCTAGTCGCTTCGATAATCGCCATGGCGGCGGCCTCTTGCCAAGCCACCACAAACGTAGTGCAAGCTAGCTGCGTCTCAAAAGAGTCCCCGGAGAGGGAGAGTTCGGTACAAATGGACTGCTCGAGAAAGGGCTTCACCATCGTGCCCGCGGGCAACTACTGGCCACGGAACGTCTACAAGATGGACCTGAGCCACAACTTCATCGACCACCTGACCAACCTGGAAGCGTCCAACGTCTCCGTGCTGGTCCTCCATGACAATCGCATCGCGATCATCGAGCCAGGAGTGTTCGCCGTTTTCCCGCAGCTTCAGCTCCTGGACTTGGGCCAGAACTCTCTCTCTAGTCTTCACGAGGACGTCTTCAAGAACCTGACCAACCTCCGAGTTCTGAACCTAAGCCGGAACAAGCTGATCCACCCGCCCCCTCAACTCTTCGCACCGCTCGTGTCCCTCGAGCAGCTGAACCTCAACTACAACCCGCTGCGATACCTCGAGATGGCGCTGTTCAAGCTCCCCAAGCTGGAGCGCCTGGAGCTGTCGAACATCGACGCCCACTCTTTGCCGGACGGCGTGTTCCACGGAGCACCGCGTCTGGTCCATCTGGACTTGTCCGCTAACTCGTTCGACCAGGTTCCCGCCACTGCATTGCGCAGCGCGCCGGTCCTCAAGGTTCTAGTCATGTCGGACAACCCGGTGCGAACCCTCGGTTACAACTCGTTCATGAGGCTGGAGAGCATTGAAGAACTGTACCTCGAGAACATGGGAGAGCTCGAGGCGGTCGAAGGCGACGCGTTCGCGCATCAGAAGAAGATGAGGTCACTCTTCTTGGACAGCAATCCCAAGCTGGAGAACATTGACCTGGACATATTTGGCATCTTCTGGCGTGTTGAGACGGCAGCCAACTGGACGCTACGGGAACTGTACTTACAGAACAACAAAATCAAGTACCTGGATGAAGACATTGCGCCCTGGAAACAATTTGAAATACTAGACCTCCAAGGAAATCCCTGGGCTTGCGACTGCAACAACGCATGGATTCGAAAGCTGCCTCTTCAGCGCGAATTAACTGCTAACCTTAGGTAAGGAAGAGGACGTTGATAGTTCTAATGCTTCACGTACAGTATGGAAGTGCTGCCTCGCCGCCCGAACGGTTTCTGGCATAAAGGTGCCACATTTAGCATACGCACAGACTTCTTCTGGGGGCGAATTTTAAGCTCAAAaaacgcccgcgtgctgtgcgatatgcAAACGCACCAGATACTCGAAATTTATTGGAAGCCCTTCTGTACGGCGTCTCGTTAGACACGACGAACCAAACGGATAACCGCATTGCAATGAAATGACTTGAAATAACGCGTTCAATGTTTTTCAACGACCCTTCGGTGGAGGATTGAAGGCGTTTTCATAAATTAGCCCCGGTCACTACGCTCATGCAACGAGTAATAAAAAGAATAACGCCGCAAATAAAGTTTAATGGCCGGAGCCATATGGCACGAAAGGTTAGTGTGAATGGGTTGGGAGAACTGACGAAAAAGAGTAACTGCGTCAGCCTTGAGCACGAAGCCATGTGGTACCCAGCTGTAAGCTTTAGCATTCCGAAACGACGCGTTGGCTGTGAGGGACGCTCTAATGGAAGGCCTCGGATTAATTGaggccatctggggttctttaacgtgcgctgccatcgcacagcacgcaggaGCCTGTGTgtgtttcgcctcgatcgaaatacggccaccgcggccgggatcgaatccgctcTCTTATCGTTTGTGTATTTTCGGTTCTTGTTCATTCTCGAGCGCTCATTGTCTTTCAGCAAACTGTGTCCGCCTTATTGCATGCTAGCTTATGCGCCTCTTGGTTCATCTTCGCTGCTTTGCCTTTGTGTAGGTGCGGAAGCCCCCCGAAGTTCGAGCACAAGTCCATGCTGGAggtgccggacgagctgttctaCTGTCCGGACTCGCGCGAGGCTCGCGAGCAGAGCAGCACCTTCCGCACGGGCGTGCTGGTCGTCGGGGCACTCAGCATCAGTGCCATCTTGCTGTCGGCCATCTTGTTGGTCAAGCGGAAGAACCTCTACCACCGGTTCATCACGCGCAAGAACAGGAACGGCAGCGTCTACTACGTCAAGGCCCACACGAACCCCGTGGACGGCTTCGAGCCGAGTGCCTAGAGAGATACGTGCCTGGCCCGTCCGCGCGCGCTTCAAAGACACTGTGACTGAAGCCAGTGTCGCACAGTGTGCGTCTCGAGCTGACGCTGGCGTTGCGAGGCGCGAAGTGGTTTCGCGCGCGGTACCGCGATCAAGTCACGGCGCTTGAACGACCCGCAACGATGACTGACGCAGAGGAGAAGCCGTGGAAGCTAAAGAGCGGTTTCTGTTATGCAGAACTGCTATCGAAGAAGAGTCACGCGATTACCTTCTGCCGTTTTGCCGGTGCTTTGTTATTGAAAGCTTCGTCGAAGCTGACGGGATTCTCAGTGAGAAGACGCCTGCGGGATTCCAGAGCCTTCTTACGTCACACGTTTCTTGACGTCTTCACCGCAGAGTGGTCACGAAATGTCGTCCTGCAGCACATCATAGTCGCCGCGCGCAAGGAAGGGTCTGACTGAACGGGGAAGGTCATCACAGCCAGTTTTTCTTGAGCGTGTACGTCCGTCGCCTGAATGCCGGCCACAGTGAGATGTGAGCCTAATCTTATCAGTGCTAATTGACAATCGCTTTGGAGATGCTGCCTGTGCTTTAGCTGTGTGTGACAGCTGCAATGGCGGATCAATTCTTCTCTGTTCCTGCCGCAGAGCTATACTATCTCCCAGTTCCTGATGGCTATCCCTGTCGCGGCTATAGCGCCAACAAGACACCGGTCGCAAGCACGAGACAAGTGTTATTTCTGTCGCTCTGCTGCGGGTTTCCCAAGCGCCGCGAACTCGTGGTGGTACTACATTCATTGACTGTTGCGAAGTCCCGCGCGCTGCATCGTGACAACGCGTCAGCatctggctgcttgctgcgtaCGCAAGCAAACTATCAAGATGCTAGTCCCTGCGGAGTGAAGAATGGCGTTGCAGTGAGGCCGATGGCGTACCGTTTTACTGAAAAGACACTGCGCGTCGCAGCGAAGAACGCTAACAGCATTTTAACGGCTGACCACGACGGGATGAGCATTGCCTCCCCTCGAAACATTCCAAGAGTGTGATTCCGCACTGCTGTGCGTGGCGAAGCGGCTTTGTTTTTTTAGACCGATTCGTGAGAGGATTTATGCGCTTTATTTTTGTTATACATGCTCACCTGTTAGGCTGGACTACTTGTCAGGGACTTTAGGCCCACAACGAGAGTATTCCTACGTTAATGCATGGTAAGAGTTTATCAGGCTAGGGAACGTAGCCGACTGATACGTCACTGGACAGCTGTCTTGTTCACGCACTATAAAAAACATTGCTGGTCAAAGCGTTCTGTCTTCCTTAACATTTCGCAAAAAAACACAGCAGGAACGAAAGTTCGCATGTTTATTGTACGATACTTGGTCAGTGCCATTGTATCCTAGAAGCGAAATTTGAATGGTCctcttcgagaaaaaaaaaatcaactttaTGCATAAATCTGGCATATGTCAGTGCATCACCATGGAATCGCTTGGCACGTCTCCATACGGCATGCACAtattgaacccccccccccccccccccgcccccccttcaACCGAAATTTTGAAGACACTGCATGCGCCATCCAGCAACCCGCGCCCTGGCCAATACAAGAAACAGCCATTTTGACCTCgggctcctgaaaaaaaaaataggaaaagcaTCCTGGCCACGTGCCTGGCATACAAAAAAGTATTGCCGGGCAATACCGGCCTCACAGACAGGAGTACGAGGTGAAATTAAATCCTGGCCTGTCCGGTGTCATCCTCGCGGTCGTGATGCCAGATTTATTGTACGACAAATATCAAGCGCACAAGTGAGCACCATTCATTCAGCCGCTGCCTGTGCACCCATAAATGTCATTTTCAAAGCCGCCATGAGACAGCCTCGACGCGCGCAACACAAACGAAATTGCAGTGTTGTTTTGCACAGTGCCGGTTCATCTCGAGACAAGCCGCTTGTGCGGAAAATAGTTTGCCGCTCGTGAGCTATATTATTGGCGAATTCCTTTGTAGGCCAATGAAGAAGGTTTTGCACGGCTAAGCAAGAATGAACTGTTTCACCAATATTTGAGGCAGCGTTTGTACGTCGTTGTCTGGTAGAGTGAAAAAGCGGTCTGAAAAAGGGCCGGGTTCCCTCGGTCACCCCTCACGTTTAcggcgcaaggaaaaaaaaattacatgtaGTATTGCTTCGAGACTGGATAGTTTATTCCGAGGCTCGACCGCTTCGGGTGCTGCCTTAAGGCAGTGCATTGTGCGTTCGACCTTTGGAGTTGCTGCTCAGGTAGAAGCGCATACTTCCCAGTAACTTAAATTTTGCATTGAAGGAGGAATTCTGTCATGTGTAAAAGTCAATTTTGTGTCCTCAAACTGACTGCGCAATCTACGATCTTTATTTTGGACTGGCATGCTTCACAACCGTGCGATGCAGGTGAATG is a window of Amblyomma americanum isolate KBUSLIRL-KWMA chromosome 4, ASM5285725v1, whole genome shotgun sequence DNA encoding:
- the LOC144128861 gene encoding uncharacterized protein LOC144128861 isoform X3, with amino-acid sequence MVSGRRETRVQANKSRYRGPGAKVGMAHRYLVASIIAMAAASCQATTNVVQASCVSKESPERESSVQMDCSRKGFTIVPAGNYWPRNVYKMDLSHNFIDHLTNLEASNVSVLVLHDNRIAIIEPGVFAVFPQLQLLDLGQNSLSSLHEDVFKNLTNLRVLNLSRNKLIHPPPQLFAPLVSLEQLNLNYNPLRYLEMALFKLPKLERLELSNIDAHSLPDGVFHGAPRLVHLDLSANSFDQVPATALRSAPVLKVLVMSDNPVRTLGYNSFMRLESIEELYLENMGELEAVEGDAFAHQKKMRSLFLDSNPKLENIDLDIFGIFWRVETAANWTLRELYLQNNKIKYLDEDIAPWKQFEILDLQGNPWACDCNNAWIRKLPLQRELTANLRCGSPPKFEHKSMLEVPDELFYCPDSREAREQSSTFRTGVLVVGALSISAILLSAILLVKRKNLYHRFITRKNRNGSVYYVKAHTNPVDGFEPSA
- the LOC144128861 gene encoding uncharacterized protein LOC144128861 isoform X1, giving the protein MFPPANKSRYRGPGAKVGMAHRYLVASIIAMAAASCQATTNVVQASCVSKESPERESSVQMDCSRKGFTIVPAGNYWPRNVYKMDLSHNFIDHLTNLEASNVSVLVLHDNRIAIIEPGVFAVFPQLQLLDLGQNSLSSLHEDVFKNLTNLRVLNLSRNKLIHPPPQLFAPLVSLEQLNLNYNPLRYLEMALFKLPKLERLELSNIDAHSLPDGVFHGAPRLVHLDLSANSFDQVPATALRSAPVLKVLVMSDNPVRTLGYNSFMRLESIEELYLENMGELEAVEGDAFAHQKKMRSLFLDSNPKLENIDLDIFGIFWRVETAANWTLRELYLQNNKIKYLDEDIAPWKQFEILDLQGNPWACDCNNAWIRKLPLQRELTANLRCGSPPKFEHKSMLEVPDELFYCPDSREAREQSSTFRTGVLVVGALSISAILLSAILLVKRKNLYHRFITRKNRNGSVYYVKAHTNPVDGFEPSA
- the LOC144128861 gene encoding uncharacterized protein LOC144128861 isoform X2 — protein: MAHRYLVASIIAMAAASCQATTNVVQASCVSKESPERESSVQMDCSRKGFTIVPAGNYWPRNVYKMDLSHNFIDHLTNLEASNVSVLVLHDNRIAIIEPGVFAVFPQLQLLDLGQNSLSSLHEDVFKNLTNLRVLNLSRNKLIHPPPQLFAPLVSLEQLNLNYNPLRYLEMALFKLPKLERLELSNIDAHSLPDGVFHGAPRLVHLDLSANSFDQVPATALRSAPVLKVLVMSDNPVRTLGYNSFMRLESIEELYLENMGELEAVEGDAFAHQKKMRSLFLDSNPKLENIDLDIFGIFWRVETAANWTLRELYLQNNKIKYLDEDIAPWKQFEILDLQGNPWACDCNNAWIRKLPLQRELTANLRCGSPPKFEHKSMLEVPDELFYCPDSREAREQSSTFRTGVLVVGALSISAILLSAILLVKRKNLYHRFITRKNRNGSVYYVKAHTNPVDGFEPSA